The following nucleotide sequence is from Mytilus edulis chromosome 13, xbMytEdul2.2, whole genome shotgun sequence.
TCGATGCCGCTGTCGTCAATCTGAAGTGGAAACTTTCGTTCCCTCTTGGCACCAATGGGAGTTGAATGTCTTAATGGCATCCTGGGTGGTAATGGCAAGCTATTGCCATCTCCACTAACACTGTTAGACCGGGGTGGTATAGCAGGGGCTCTAGTGGGACTTGGTAAGTTAGTTGCATCTCTTTCTTTAACATGCTGAATGGTCCCTGAATCAACGCTCATTGAGTGATGCAAAGTTGGTATCTTAACATGTAATTTAGAATTATAAGTTTTATGATTCATACCTTGACCAACACGACCTCCACGTATGGGGATAGCACCACCTCTTAACATTCTTAAAGGGTTTGTTTCCACATCTTCATCCCCACCAGTGGATGAGGACATAGCTCCTTTACCAGGAATACCTTGGGGTTCACGAATATTACGAGAATGTCCTTCCTCACTACCGCTGATTACTCCTCTTTGATGATCAAGGGAGCGTCGTATTCTACTCTCCCTTGCAAGTTTATTCATAATTTCACGAGGGGAAGGTTCAGAAAAGTCCTCCCCTACAAAAAGACTGGAAGATTTATTGTAAGAATCCCTACGAGAATCATCCTGACGATTGACTTCTGTAGCACTATTTACCGACTCCGTACCAGAATCAGTATGAACATTGTCTGAATCAGGTTCATCAATCCTTAATACTTCTACATTGTTTTTAATGTCTTCAGAGTCACACTCTGATGTTTGTTCACTAGAAGTGTCTAAAATTTTAGGTCTATATTCATCTTCTGGTAGTTTTACTTTCAGATCATATTCTTGAGGAATTTCTGGCGGTGGTTTTTGTGGACGAGGCACAGGTTCTACTCTCTGTATGATTTCTGGTCTAGGTTTTGGAGCAGGTATTGGTATATCAGATCGTTTGCTGTCAGGCCGTGGTTTTGGAACTGGTTTCTGATGATAACTCATCTCTGTAAAttgattaaaattcatttcagGTGGTTCTAAGTCAAAGTCATCTATCATTGCAAGAGGCACCCCATATGTACTATCTTGATGTACAGGAGTAACCTCCCTTCTTTCTGGTGTAACCTCTCTTTTcattggagttatttccctttttgcaGGAGTAATTTCTCTTTTTGCAGGAGTTATATCTCTCTTTGCAGGAATTATTTCTCTTTTCGCAGGAGTAATTTCTCTTCTAACTGGAGTTAACTCCCTTTTGACAGGAGTTACCTCTCTTTTAGGTGGAGTAACTTCCCTTTCTTCAGAGGAGTATGAAGTACCAGATTTTTCCTTCACAGAACCTCTCATAACTAACTGGTTATAAGCCTCCATTGCTCCAGGAGGAACACTTTCTACTTGATCTGCTTTATTTTTGATCTCCTCGGAGAAAGTACGTTGACGATCAAGTTTCGGACTACGTTTAAATGAGAATTTGAATCTTGATCCATTCTGTGGTGACCCTGAATCACTTTCTGAATCTGACTGATATTTATCAGGTGACGAAGGTTCTTGTGATGATGACATATGAGAACGAGAACTTAATTCATTTGCCATGGCGATAGCATCATCTATCATTTTTTCATCAGATGCTGACATTGGTTTGACTTTGGCTTGTTTTCGTGGTTCTGGTTTCGGAGGCTCCCTGTTTCGAGGTTCCTGCAAGGCAAAAATTGAACATGCATAGTGATTACATAAATAGATACATGCTGTCTATAATAAAGATATTTTCATATACTCCAGACTTGATTATACTGAAGAAAAGCTGAAGATAATTTCTATAAGAAGAATATAATAATTACCCTATATCCCTTTTCTCCTAATGAgaatatacaatatttatatgtgaatgtatatgtaaaaaaaaaaaggatatttaaTTCAGATTTATGATTTTTTCAATCTGTCCATTCATCAATTGCTTGTATAGATTGATTGTTCCTTGTACGTCAGAGATTGTAAATTGAGCAACAGCAACATGCAATGCCATGCACATAATGATCACAGTTgaatttttttgtgtttgtttttttaaagtttttttttctttctattttatatcataatacacttttttaaagcaaattaaagagaaatatatgtttcattccatataatttaacaaaattttgcaGAGAAGAAAGATTGAACAGCTATAGCTGTTAAGAGGAAGTAGAATTAGAGGCAGACATACTAGTCTAGGTGGTTGAACAGGAAGTGGTGGTGGTGGTGACTTTGATCCTCTCCCATTGGTCATCAGTTTAGGAGGCGATTCATGTTGAGGTGTTGTAGTTGCTGATGAATCATTTGAAGATGAGTTTGCCAACTTTGCCTCTTTGTCGTTTATTGCTTTCAATACTTCATCCATAAATGAAGGTCCGAAATCAAAAGAACTCTGTAAAATGTCAAGTTTTataattaaatatcaataaaaaaaaagatatggtaaaTATACAGAAATGACATGTCAGACGGCAatcttacaacaacaaaaaaacaacaaacaaaaacatgtagAGATCAGTGAAAGTTATTTAATAATAGACTATGCTTGCTATGATATGGACAAATTATGAATAAATGTCAATACATTTAatgatttgcattttttttttaaatcaaaatcgcaatatttttctcaagaacaaaaatttaattgtgttttattttataactaatGGTCTTGAATCAGGGAAGACTTGTGCCCACGTAAAACTGATTTTAACAGTTAAACACCCATCATACGTTTTACCTGTCCCTAGTCAGGTTATCTGTTTTAAGTTGTAGTCTTTGTATTTAACTTTTTGGAGGAATCTGTATTGTCGGTTTAtgtgattttttatttcattatctaATATTTTTGGTAATGTCTATTATAGTTTTTTTTGACATTATCTAATTTATCTTTTATTAATTACAGTGTATTCTGTTTATCCATCACACAAGAGGACCAGAAAAAAAGTTGGATTAAGCAGGGTAttggaatactcaggtttttttCTGCAACAATAGGCATATTTTGGGATAGCCCTAAGATGTTATGAATCATAGACTGTTAGTACAAAcgtttatatatgatttattttttcataccGACATGTCAGGCATTTTGAAGTCAGCAAATATAGAATCATCATCTATATCTTGATACTGGAAATCTCCACTATCAACCTCGTCTGTCCTTGTTACATATTGACTGTCTATAGATTCCTGACTTATCCAGGAGTGACCATTAGTACCCAGAGATCCATTCATATTATGTCCATTTTCATCTCTATTAAGACTCACAGTTGATATCCGACTTTCACCTTCTTTCCCTGGAAGATAGATCATAATCATCATTACTTACTATAATTGTAATTACTTCTTTCCTTTCAATAATCTATCCAGGTtgtattttctatttttgaaCATCCATAAACTATATGGCCCTGTATTAACATGATTTTTTCATAGCATTTtcaaattaacatattttaagatGGATGTCTTTTTATCCTAAGCATGGAATTAGATCACCATTAATTTCTTTccataaattaaatacaaaaatttaaaagtaaatgtttCTGTTTTAGGGTCTTGATGCTATGCAGATATATTTACAACAAAGGCTTattttcattgttgaaagctatactgtgacctatatttgttgACTTTAATGtcaatttggtctctgatggagagtggtctcattggcaataatagctcatcttcttatttttacattataatattGTAGTTTTTTCTgcatattacaaaatgtataataaaatatatcataatgaaatATCTTTTATATGATTTTGCAAAATCTAAATACCAACCTGTACTAGCAACTTTGACTGGCAGTTTGTCGTAATTATCACCAATGAAACCAACATCACCGAAAATAGCACCATCGTAACCAATATGCCCTGTGTGACGAAGGTCATTCTGTGGACCACTGATCATCTCAGCATTGAACCGCCTTAATGACTTCCTGTTTGATTctgcaataaataaataataattttaatatattatggagatttttttatttaatgtttgaaGTCAAGTTCCTGAAAAGTAAAATGTAAACAGAAACAGAAATtgctaaaaatggaaaataaaattttatatcaaGATTATCCAATGACATTTTTCAACAGAAATTGACGAAActgattaataaaattatgtttcgAAATATTTCCTTTTACATATATagagaataaaaaataattcttatattAGTTTTAAAACTGATTAAATCATGTGTAAGCGTTGACTGTGTCATTGCATATTTCTGTGTATTATTTAAGCATGTGGCCATTCCCATACAATGGAAGCAATATCTGTGGTACAATATATACCTTTAAACCTGTGTCATTTAACTATACTTGTGTTTCATATTTatgtaaatatcaaataaaatatatgagcTTTGACAATCTATAACATATGACAATttcctttgaaaaaaatttgacTTGGTATGAAAGCCCTCTGGTCAAAATTTATAAGAACAGAATTTACAATGATACAGGAGTATCTTTTATGATGAACAGTAATATCTGTCTAAATTAACTGTATCCCTCAGGACTGTGTTTGGCATAGACACTAGTGTCCACAGTTTACTGGTTTAATTACTACAGAATGTTCTTATTACAAGAGATCAGATGGTTTTAATCAGTTAGTTTtcactgttaaaatatttctctAAAATAAATTCTTAATAATTGACATCTTTTATAAAACCCTGAACCTGGAAGGAACCTGTTAGTTTGGAAAAGGTCAAGGATCAGATATAGGGTTCACTCCATTCTAATGTAATTAGTAGAACAGCATGAAGCTTATTTTAGCTCACTTGAATTAATTATAATCAGTTGCAGTTAGCATAAAGCTTtttccttatttatttttaaggTTTCAAATTTCACATTTGGATATGATTCCactgctttgttgtttaaaatcgcgaaattttacaccctaAAAAATAACTCGCTATACGGTATAAATTTAGTGAATGTGACATCCATTTTTTAATAAACTCAAGACAGAACAAATTTTgttttaggggccagttgaagccAGCCTGTGGCTGTGGGATTTTCTTGCTATATTGAATACCAATTGGTGGCCCTTGGTTGTTTTCTGCCCTTTGGTCAGGTTATTTCATGTGACttaatttctatctaaaaaagcCCATGCCCCACAGACAGATGATCTATTTTGGAGCTGAGACCCAGTTGTCAAAATTATGGTCCATTCTATCTAAGTATCTAATTAAGAGATCATGCTGCTCCAACTTGTTGAGGATCTGATTAATGACCTTATTTTAAGTGAtattctaattttttggcattaTGTGATAAGTCATAAGCTGTTGTCAATATTTTGTTATAGAAGCCACACTACACATCTATTTGTCCCTTCTCCAATCTTACCTTTCTTACCACCCTTTTTGGGGGATTTTTCTTTCTTGTCTGATTCTATAAATAGCATAACcaatcaaattgtaaaaataaagatttaggCATAATTGGGGTCTATTGTAGCAAATAGGAGTTAAATCAAAATAAGATTATTCACTACTAAGCATctagcaaacattttttttttaaaatacaataaaaagtaaaatcttttatcttttattcaagaattaattgtaattgtaatattCATTCCACATTTTTGCATGTctaacatttttttatcattaaaaatttGCAATTCTTTAAAATGATTGTTTTCTTGTTTGCATTTTGGAAACTTGTAGTAAATGTCTGTAGAATTTAACTCCtctatttaaaatatattcaatGTCTAAGTATGTAGAATACTAAACTACCTATAATActgtatttataaaaatgtaaaatttaggACTCGGCATGCTGGCATAGTTTCATTATATGACTGACAGTGGCTCTCTGCCAGCATGCAAAATGTGCTCTTGTGCTGAAATAAATGCTATTATGAAATGCATATACATCAAGCAATGATATGATTCTATTCTACAGTATAAATTGTAAGACCCTAAATTCCCAGCTTATAAAAAGAAGAGAAGAAAACTTCTaaatacagtataagaaaatcaGAATAAAATGAAGCATATCTAGATAGTAGTATTCCTTTAATCTAACTACCTAacctaaatgtttaaaaaatttggcttgcaaaaaaaacaaaaaaaacaaattggtaaTAAATGCAAGAAATAATAAAATCCAATATTAGTGTTATAAAAGAAACAATTGAATGtaaaagagtaaaaaaatattaatgtaaataaagatgataggcaaaaatgttcataaaaattacccaaaatttttattataaatctcTTAAAAAAATTCCACAGCATGAAAGCAAAATTGAGTAAAATCAAAGGACAGGTACACTGAtgattttgatgattttattGAGTGATCTATGTCATCGTCTAAGTGATAGTAAGTCCTTGACTAATATTTTAGACTCATGTCTGGGTTCAACTTGAGGAAGTTCCAATTTGTTATCAGTATTTTTTGAAGATACTCATAGCAGTTTGTGGATAAAAGCATGATTATGATGTGCAACATTTTCTagcatttttgttcttttttcttACCTTTCCTTACAAGTTTGACCATAGGTTGGTCTGAGTcagctttttcttttttagagtCTACATGAAAAATTTACTATTTATTTGGGGTTTCCAAATGGAAATTAAACCAATTTTGTTAATAGATAATGATAAGAAATCAAATATACTTGTTCACAAATATTTAagtgtaaaatttcattaatctgtaagacatttaaaaaaattattataacaaTTTAGACAAAATTTTCTagtaaaagaaagataactctattaTGAAAAGGGTTATAAAAAACAGGTGCATTGTATTTTTGGAAGTTTTTAATGTGTATCTTAATCCTCTCTTAAATGGAGCTCTTCCCCTAAAACcataattatcatttaaaaaaaatttccattttcatttgaattgtgtTTTAAGTATGGCAAGCCGGGATAAAAGCAAGATAATGATTTGCAACATTTCCGAGCGGCTTTTTCTTACCTTTTCTTGAAAGTTTGACTTTAGGTGTGTCcaattctttttcctttttagagTCTATATGAAATAAGGATATTTTGTTCTTCACTTTTGGACTgatatttttaataaccattcaCACAAAAAACCATGAATTTACCAAATTTTAATCattgaaaaataagttaatttcTATATTCTTTCTTTGTTATATTCAATACAAAAAACTatagtttttgatttttgttgattTAAAGTTCACttcaaaaatgttaaacattgaaaaaCGTGAAATCAAAGTTAAGGCTAATATATATTACTTTGTGAAAAGTTGTGTGTGAGAGCTTACCTTTTCGACTGAGTTTAATTTTGGGTGTGTTTGATTCCTGGTTTTCTCTTTTAGAGTCTATGAAAACAAAGGAGTGCAAATTCACACAAAAGAAACAATACTTTACAAACTAATATTTAATCTTGCTAATAAAAGCTCCAACACTCTTGATTTTGATATTAAGTTCTCTTCTGATAATACATTAGAAAAAGCAATATATAATATGGAATCCAATCCATAATTTTAGGGTAATCCTCAAATATAGAAAAGTCTGTTTCACTGATTATCTTTATTGTTagcaatattttattaaaaaggcatagaaaatgttggattatcTCTTAAAAACTCCAATTACAATGACCATAAAAGTGGTCATGTTCCCAGCCAATGATCAAAATCGGGTCAGATTATTTCATGAGCCAAAAAATATCCAAAACTAATGAATTCAAATTTTTACAGATCCAATGACTTTACTctatagaaaatttataaattttcctTTTACAATTTTGATTACAAGCAATGTTTTTTTAATAGCTTCAATAACTATCTGAGCTCCAATAACTGTCTGACCAGATTTTATCACTGGCATGTGAATATTCTGTTATTTACGAATCTTTCTTATACATTATCTCTGGCATCCAGTCTAATACTTTCCCGTAGGATTTTAAAAACAAGCAAATTAACAAGCaggaattaaattaaaaacagaCGACAGAGGATATAATTAATGCTGAGACCTTTTCTACCCGTTAGCTTGTTAGGAGAGAAAGAGTGTCGATCTTACCTTTACGACTTAGTCGTATATTAGAGAAGAATGAACTTCCACTCTCTCTTTTAGATTCTATTAGAAATAAcgggaaataaaatatttttattcatctgatttcAAAATTGTAATGAAAAGTTACTGAAcccataaaaatgaaattttctaaaattcttgtacattaattttgattaattactTGCATATTCTtattcaaaacaaataacaatatttgaaatagttaaaaaatattttacattaattcTGAAAATCATCTACTTTTATATACTGAttcaaatcaaataataaaatttgaattaaactgtACAATGTGTTACATGAAACTAAAAAGACCTTTGCTGCATTTAGCATTACATTGGTTTATTTATCACAATATTTGAGATATATTTTAGATTccatattacaaaaaaatgtttaaacaacTAAAATCATCACTATGTATACATCTATATAAAAGAAAGAACAGAATTTAAGCAAGAAAAGACCACCCAActatttttgacaatattttccGAAGTGATTTTGAATTGCATTTAGTAGTTACATAAAAAGCTGACAAGGTCGATGACAAGGTCAATGACAAGGTCGTAGACAAGCGAGAAAGTAAAGATTTGTTAGACATAGAGGCTTACCTTTACGTGATAGTTTTATTTTTGCATCACCATTTTCCCGTTTTGATTCTAACAAAAAGTTTATACATGTCAATTATACTAACTACCCACACATAATAATTAATGGTTTAATTTACAACATATAAGAATAATCTCGGCGAAAACTCTGTATTATTATACAACATAATTCTATTAAACTCTGTAAACTACATGCTGTAGTTCTATGACCAAGACGAAAATTTATAGTCCAACTGGGGCATATGAAGTATCCAGATGTTTATATAAGTAAAAGTTATAGCTGAATCACCTATTTCTAGTGAAGTTTTATCCCTACTTTTTTCATAATTCTGACTTATATCTTGGTCAGTTCTAAAATTTGTTTCTTCTTGTTCGAGTCCAGTCTATAAGTAAAAGTCCTGGTTCATACCTAGTTGATCTAATCCATTAAACTAATACACATAACAATATCTCTAgttcaaaattataaatcaatGAAAATACATTTCCAAACACACATGCAAAAATGTCTATTTCTGGGTTATGATGGAAccatgtaatttaaaaaatacttttatcaattgatataaaatattttaaaggcaaaaaatgaatatctttttcacttgtttttttacttcatattGAAAATTTGTAGAACCAGCTGTAATTTTAAATTCCAATGTAACCAAAttcataaattcataaaaaaaaaccaacattccTTGTATCAATGACTACTGTAAACATTGAAAATCAAAGGTCAAATGTTACCCCCTGATGACAACATCAATGCCATGTTACTATAGTAATGCAGTAACCTCCTGACCCCTGTACAACTCACCTTTTCTACTGATACTTTTAGACACACTAGGACTATTCTTGTGTTCAATTATTGGCATAACATTAGCTGGATCAAAATATCCACATTTACCATTCCCAAGAACACCCTTCCAGAATCCTGACTTCGGACAATCTTCAGGGCTGAAAACATATATCTTCAAGTAATTAAATGTTATTCCCTAAAACCCCTCCACAAAACTGTCTATGGAAAATATTCTATACTGTGACAGGTAACATATCACCATCAATTTCTCCATTTAAATTTGAGTGCCTGCAAGCATGTTTAACtccaccacattatgtatgtgtttGTCCCTAGTTAGGGGGCTTGTCATTATCTtatgttgctgtgtaacatatttgtacttttttttattacaaaatgtttCTGTACCATTTGTATAAACAAGCTTCTAAATTCATTTTTCTTGAATGAACTGTCCCAGTTAACAAGGGTCATTCAGGGGAAAACATGTTTACATAAGACATTGTCTCTTgaagatattcattttttttgtaactacATCCATTTTTTCTCTGTTAAAAAGTACTAAACTGGATGATTGTGTATGCACTCCCCTCAGCCTACATGCAAACTTTGTCACATGAATGAAATGGCAAATGGGTCTGTAATTCATTATTTTAAACTTGTAAACAAAATAAGCTTCAAATTTTAACCTGAACAGAACATATTCTAATAAACCAAAAATCAGATTCATATCTGTAAGAATAACATACTTTTTATAATCTATGCATGTGAAATTTCTAAAATTCTTTATACTCCAACTTACTTTTTATCTAATACATATATGACATCATATGATTTATAATACAGGAAGTCTTTAGGTACAACCACTTCTGGGAAATCTTTCATAGCTTTAACTTGGGTAGGTCTCATCTGTAATATAATCCAGAACTCATAAAATTTTCaatgctgtggattcattattattttttggataccaattttttcgtggatttcatgggtacagggggaccatgaatttaaatgttcaacaaaatacaaattgtCTTCAGAACAGTATgcagactttgtcaaaaccacgaaatcaaatatccatgaatatgcaagtttccatcaatccacaaaaaattggtacccacaaataTAATAAAGTAATCTCAACAATTTTTCCCTGGACATATCTGgaagatctgtactttgtgtcttttacagctaatttccttaTGCATGTAGAATAAgactttggtaagcttgcttgcttgctttgtttgtatattgtacaattgtaattgggataacgttctatcaaatttaaatataatacatgtatatacaggtttaactatgcCTATTTATATTGCTTGCAGatttcaatcttaattacaatgcttcatctaaagtttataaaaacaaagcaagTAAGCCAACAAAGTCTTACTCTACAaccattaggaaattagctctaatAGTGTTGTTGTGCTTTATATTCAGCTGATAAGTTAAATCCTTTTTCACAGATTTTTATAGTCTTTATGTTGTGCAGTTACACTACCGTCAAAATCTGGGGGAGGGTTGAGCAcctgcaaacatgtttaaccccaccacattatgtatgtgcctgtcccaggttGGGAGCCTGTCAAGCAgtgtttgtcatttgttgctgtgtgtatcatttgtttttcgtttattgttttgtacataaatcagtaAGTTGGCCATTAGCTTACTCGTTTGAGTTTTACATTAGCCATTTCaaggcctttatagcttgctatgctgtatgtgttttatttttatttgttaaaatccGTCCAATGGcctatagttgctaacttctACATCAATTGTTCTCTTgagaagagttgtcttattggccaACATACTACATCTTATTTCTATCCTTGCAATAtggtatgaaatatttaataggaAACAAAGGATTGAGGAACATAAATTAGTATATAGTGGAATAACAGGAGCCAACAttaggccaaacaaaaaagtaatTGTGTTTACTGTTACATGcagaaaaaaatagggtaggcaggtaggtagggaattttttgaatttttaataatttttaataatttttttaagtcTATTGGAGCAACATTGTGACTTCAACAATTGTTAATCAAAAAAGGTaaatacaagaatgtgtccccagtacaagGATGCCTCAATCgtgctatcattttctatgttcagtggactgtgaaattgaggtaaaaactctaatttggcattaaaattagaaagatcatatcatagggaacatgtgtactgagtgttaagttgatcggacttcaacttcataaaaaactacattgaccaaaaaactttaacctgaagcgggacagacagatggaacaaacgaacggacatacagaccagaaatcataatgcccctatactatcgtaggtggggcataaaaaactttAGGGTAGTTAATACAAATAAGAGTAGGTAGGGGTATAGTAAACATACTTTTTTTGTTTGGTTCTAGCTCTACCTACCTGAGGTAACATTACAAATAATTCACTGAACAATGGACGTCTTTCTGGATCATGTTCCCAACATTTGGTCATTATCTGGTAGTATTCTTTAGGACATAAATCTGGTCGCTCTAGTCTTTGGCAGTTTGGTGCATCTATTGATTCTAATATCTATCATagaaacaagaaaataaataaactacatagaaatgtgtaaattttatcatttttgttgagGTGTAATAGTAACATGTAATACAACACATAACCCAAATAATTCAGTCCCACTCTGTCTCTCTCATTTCCTAGGGCCAACTTTCTTCATATAGTAAAAATGGGCCATGAATACTAGATTTTGATTGGTGCTTTCTGTGAGAAAGCAAATCAGCTGCCAGCATAGTTTTATTCAGTATTCTAGGGTATTTTAGCCACCATAGAGCAACAGTATGAAATGTATTCATCAAGTACAGTTGAAAATTGTTTACTTTGGTTCtaattatcaattataatatttgtttcattaaaatGTATAGCAGAACTTACTTGTTGACCAGTTAATCCTGCCCATGGCTGGAACCCGTATGTAAATATTTCCCATAACGTTACACCAAATGCCCAAATATCACTGGCTGAGgtgaattttaaataatttatacacTCTGGTGCACACCTGAAAaagaaatcagttattttttatgttgaaatatttctttgaacATCTTAACTAAACAACTATCAAAACTCAATTTCTGTTTGGTAATATattgtaaacaaacaaaatttttcATGACTTTGGcaaaaagaaaaaacacaaatataaatgGTTAGTTTAAAGTAGTCAACAGTCATCAAAATTTGTTCATACATTATGTTGGTATTGTAAGATATATTTATTGGGGTATTTTAAGGAAATCTGGTACACATTGATATAACatataaaatggttttttttcaaggattttgtaaatattaccattatgacaattttatattCGAAGTTAGAAAGAAATTAACTGACTAAAGAATGGTAGATGTAATCACAGATTCCATTTTATTGTATTCTATTTTTACATGCCTCAACAAAATCTAAAAACATGATGACACCAAAGAATTTCAATTTACCCTTTGTGATATGTCTATTGTAATCTTTGGCTTTAAAGTTTGTTGCTGTATCTCTCATTTTCTTAATTGTTTTTTGTATTGCTCATAAATGAAGCcatttagttttctcatttgatttgCTTTACATTTGGCATTTCGAAGCACTTATAGCTTTATACTATGCTGTaaggtttttgctcattgttgaaagctttAATGATCTATAAGCCTTCTACAGCATTTTTCTCTTatatatctccttatttttatattgaccaTCATATTACATTTCTTAATGTTGTGAGATATTTATTCTATgcttataaaacaaaagaaaattaagattatctcccttataccaatgactataaatatatatgtaacttaCCAAGCTATAGGCAATTTTAGGTTTAGACTAAAATTACTCTGATAGTAATCTTTACCGATACCTAAGGCTCGAGATAATCCAAAGTCACTTATTTTTACCTGAAAGAAATAGAAATATAAATGTCATAAAGTACATTGATGACAAGTTCATCTG
It contains:
- the LOC139499880 gene encoding uncharacterized protein isoform X30 is translated as MSKSSENKKMKFLAILTRSGGDIGRSLSPSPPEQRSPRPSSYIRPPCKQIIPANSIQINKTLGEGEFGIVQQGLWTTETGEKVQVAIKCLTKEKMHTGTTEFLKEANIMQNVDHENIVRMYGVVLDKDDSLMLVTELAPMRSLLECLKEQSLRTDFPLPRLCDFAQEICDGMSYLESKRLIHRDLAARNILVFSKSKVKISDFGLSRALGIGKDYYQSNFSLNLKLPIAWCAPECINYLKFTSASDIWAFGVTLWEIFTYGFQPWAGLTGQQILESIDAPNCQRLERPDLCPKEYYQIMTKCWEHDPERRPLFSELFVMLPQMRPTQVKAMKDFPEVVVPKDFLYYKSYDVIYVLDKNPEDCPKSGFWKGVLGNGKCGYFDPANVMPIIEHKNSPSVSKSISRKESNRKSLRRFNAEMISGPQNDLRHTGHIGYDGAIFGDVGFIGDNYDKLPVKVASTGKEGESRISTVSLNRDENGHNMNGSLGTNGHSWISQESIDSQYVTRTDEVDSGDFQYQDIDDDSIFADFKMPDMSSSFDFGPSFMDEVLKAINDKEAKLANSSSNDSSATTTPQHESPPKLMTNGRGSKSPPPPLPVQPPRLEPRNREPPKPEPRKQAKVKPMSASDEKMIDDAIAMANELSSRSHMSSSQEPSSPDKYQSDSESDSGSPQNGSRFKFSFKRSPKLDRQRTFSEEIKNKADQVESVPPGAMEAYNQLVMRGSVKEKSGTSYSSEEREVTPPKREVTPVKRELTPVRREITPAKREIIPAKRDITPAKREITPAKREITPMKREVTPERREVTPVHQDSTYGVPLAMIDDFDLEPPEMNFNQFTEMSYHQKPVPKPRPDSKRSDIPIPAPKPRPEIIQRVEPVPRPQKPPPEIPQEYDLKVKLPEDEYRPKILDTSSEQTSECDSEDIKNNVEVLRIDEPDSDNVHTDSGTESVNSATEVNRQDDSRRDSYNKSSSLFVGEDFSEPSPREIMNKLARESRIRRSLDHQRGVISGSEEGHSRNIREPQGIPGKGAMSSSTGGDEDVETNPLRMLRGGAIPIRGGRVGQGMNHKTYNSKLHVKIPTLHHSMSVDSGTIQHVKERDATNLPSPTRAPAIPPRSNSVSGDGNSLPLPPRMPLRHSTPIGAKRERKFPLQIDDSGIDGHSTPQSLVRNYAWSESSKLTQHERTLPPAPPPPLKKHQIDDKPFDSGLDEDDDVFEGHDITPPSTLKIDTSSKSSTFPRVKFQFQKVKCNLEQLGFYNRKDPFWVKTLTLAGRNISDRGSSEEVSPLMLANYKTSEGVSYEDLLDFAFDREKNCEEVEMMRSVFKNEISVEDCQQALTETKWIVPMAIKYVKLKQLLSAQLGDITLCKEALMACDWDVQRAANHVLSNLSSPEIIDV